A single genomic interval of Nonomuraea rubra harbors:
- a CDS encoding nuclear transport factor 2 family protein, with protein MHPNLDLALRYHQAVSDGASPEPYLHPDVVHHELPNLLFPDGVVRDLDGLRAAAERGAEVVSEQHFEVRNAVASGDQVALEVLWTGTLAVPLRDLPVGHVLRAHVGVFLEFRDGRIVAQRNYDCYERLTASH; from the coding sequence ATGCATCCCAACCTCGACCTCGCCCTCCGCTACCACCAGGCGGTCTCCGACGGCGCGAGCCCCGAGCCCTACCTCCACCCCGACGTCGTCCACCACGAGCTGCCCAACCTGCTCTTCCCCGACGGCGTGGTCCGCGACCTCGACGGCCTGCGCGCGGCGGCGGAACGCGGCGCCGAGGTGGTCAGCGAGCAGCACTTCGAGGTGCGAAACGCGGTCGCGTCAGGCGACCAGGTCGCCCTGGAGGTCCTGTGGACCGGCACCCTCGCCGTCCCCCTGCGCGACCTCCCGGTGGGCCACGTGCTCCGCGCCCACGTCGGGGTCTTCCTGGAGTTCCGCGACGGCCGCATCGTGGCCCAGCGCAACTACGACTGCTACGAGCGCCTGACCGCCTCTCACTGA